The Desulfuromonas versatilis genome has a segment encoding these proteins:
- a CDS encoding NADH-quinone oxidoreductase subunit C — translation MIHDDIKSDLLGLYERAWESFGMLVLELPADRLLALVRRLKDDFGFDLLLDVTAVDFPERRPRFEVVYHLYSSGNNLRVRLKTRVEEASPRVPTLSHWYGAARFLEREAHEMYGIRFAGNDDLRPILLYEGFEGHPLRKDYPIDREQPLVPYRK, via the coding sequence ATGATCCACGACGACATCAAATCCGATCTGCTCGGCCTCTACGAGAGGGCCTGGGAGAGCTTCGGCATGCTGGTTCTCGAACTGCCGGCCGATCGCCTGCTGGCGCTGGTGCGACGGCTCAAGGACGATTTCGGCTTCGACCTGCTGCTCGACGTCACCGCCGTCGACTTTCCCGAGCGCCGGCCGCGCTTCGAGGTGGTCTACCACCTCTACAGCTCGGGCAACAACCTGCGGGTGCGTCTGAAGACGCGGGTCGAGGAGGCCAGCCCGCGGGTGCCGACCCTCAGCCACTGGTACGGCGCGGCGCGCTTTCTCGAGCGCGAGGCCCACGAAATGTACGGCATCCGTTTCGCCGGCAACGACGATCTGCGGCCGATCCTGCTCTACGAAGGGTTCGAGGGGCATCCGCTGCGCAAGGATTACCCCATCGACCGCGAACAGCCCCTGGTCCCGTATCGCAAATAA
- a CDS encoding Spy/CpxP family protein refolding chaperone, protein MVLLLVSVGGCTRWSHGPPQQRADHVVAHLVEKLDLEQAQQLQLEKIKLEVLAKAAEMKAHRAESFDEMLGLLQSERVDDATLRPLVAGHQARASELIAFFGEKFAEFHALLTPEQRARAAALLQEKRARGHHRCAWH, encoded by the coding sequence ATGGTCCTGCTCCTCGTTTCGGTGGGCGGCTGCACCCGCTGGAGCCACGGCCCCCCCCAGCAGCGGGCCGATCACGTGGTGGCTCACCTGGTGGAGAAGCTCGATTTGGAACAGGCCCAACAGCTGCAGCTTGAAAAAATCAAGCTCGAAGTCCTGGCCAAGGCGGCCGAGATGAAGGCCCACCGGGCCGAAAGCTTCGACGAGATGCTCGGCCTGCTGCAGAGCGAGCGGGTCGATGACGCGACGCTGCGTCCCCTGGTCGCCGGGCACCAGGCGAGGGCCAGCGAGCTTATCGCCTTCTTCGGTGAAAAGTTCGCCGAGTTTCATGCGCTGCTCACTCCCGAGCAGCGGGCCAGGGCGGCCGCTCTGCTGCAGGAAAAAAGGGCGCGGGGACATCACCGCTGCGCTTGGCACTGA
- the nuoB gene encoding NADH-quinone oxidoreductase subunit NuoB: MAMMEFLTTRKDELVGWVRKFSLFPYPFVTACCGMEFMSVSSTLYDTDRFGAALPRFTPRQSDLLMVVGTITHKEAPVIKKVYEQMCEPKWVMAFGACATSGGFYRNYAVLQGVDKVIPVDIYVPGCPPRPEMVIDAIMKLQDKIAGERHPILPFEKQKDREA, encoded by the coding sequence ATGGCGATGATGGAGTTTCTCACCACCCGCAAGGACGAACTGGTCGGCTGGGTGCGCAAGTTCAGCCTGTTCCCCTATCCCTTCGTCACCGCCTGCTGCGGCATGGAGTTCATGTCGGTCAGCTCGACCCTCTACGACACCGACCGCTTCGGCGCCGCCCTGCCGCGTTTCACCCCGCGCCAGTCGGACCTGCTGATGGTGGTGGGGACCATCACCCACAAGGAAGCGCCGGTCATCAAGAAGGTCTACGAGCAGATGTGCGAGCCCAAGTGGGTGATGGCCTTCGGCGCCTGCGCCACCAGCGGCGGCTTCTATCGCAACTACGCGGTGCTGCAGGGGGTCGACAAGGTGATCCCGGTGGATATCTACGTGCCGGGCTGCCCCCCGCGCCCGGAGATGGTCATCGACGCCATCATGAAATTGCAGGACAAAATCGCCGGCGAGCGCCACCCGATTCTGCCCTTCGAGAAGCAGAAAGACCGTGAGGCGTGA
- a CDS encoding NADH-quinone oxidoreductase subunit A codes for MSPYLAFFLFLLAALGLVGLIVALNRLLGPRVAPTAVKLEPFECGSRPLQQRNVRPLSIKYYPVAIFFLLFDLETVLLFLWASSTGEGGLATASLVAFLFFMGLLALAFVYIWKEGGLEWR; via the coding sequence ATGAGTCCTTACCTCGCGTTTTTCCTCTTCCTGCTCGCCGCCCTCGGCCTGGTCGGCCTGATCGTCGCCCTCAACCGGTTGCTGGGCCCGCGGGTCGCCCCCACGGCGGTCAAGCTCGAGCCCTTCGAGTGCGGCTCGCGGCCGCTGCAGCAGCGCAACGTGCGTCCCCTGTCGATCAAGTACTACCCGGTGGCCATCTTCTTTCTGCTCTTCGACCTGGAGACGGTGCTGCTCTTCCTCTGGGCCTCCTCCACCGGCGAGGGCGGGCTGGCGACGGCCTCGCTGGTGGCCTTTCTGTTTTTCATGGGGCTTTTGGCCCTGGCCTTCGTCTACATCTGGAAGGAGGGCGGCCTCGAATGGCGATGA
- a CDS encoding PQQ-dependent sugar dehydrogenase, producing MKNTSLVLAVLLVLGGLSACGGGGGGGGGGDPPVPTPSVSLVFTSAASGVAAPTSIGHAGDGSGRLFVTEQGGRVRVLRDGVLLPVAFLDIADRVLAGGERGLLGLAFPPGFAQKGYFYVNYTRAGDGATVVSRFFLSADPDLALPGSEQILLSVPQPFSNHNGGQLAFGPDGFLYIGLGDGGSGGDPLGNGQNLGELLGKLLRLDVESGAAPYGIPAGNPFALDPAARDEIWASGLRNPWRFSFDRLTGDLFVADVGQERWEEINFQEVASPGGANFGWNVLEGPDCFSPAAGCVAPARNVAPVAAYGHDLGCSVTGGYVYRGPGNPDLQGIYLYGDFCSGRIWGLRPVGGGWANQLLVDSAFSISAFGEDEAGRVYLADYAAGEIFRIDQQ from the coding sequence ATGAAAAATACCTCGCTTGTCCTTGCGGTTTTGCTTGTTCTTGGTGGCCTGTCCGCCTGCGGCGGTGGTGGCGGTGGCGGTGGCGGCGGTGACCCCCCGGTCCCGACGCCATCGGTTTCCCTGGTGTTCACCAGCGCGGCTTCCGGGGTTGCCGCCCCCACCAGTATCGGCCACGCCGGTGACGGCAGCGGACGGCTCTTCGTCACCGAGCAGGGAGGGCGGGTCCGGGTCCTGCGGGACGGAGTGCTGCTCCCCGTTGCTTTTCTCGATATTGCCGATCGGGTGCTCGCCGGTGGCGAACGCGGACTGCTGGGTTTGGCTTTTCCGCCGGGATTCGCCCAAAAAGGATATTTTTACGTCAACTACACCCGCGCCGGCGACGGCGCGACGGTGGTCAGCCGGTTTTTCCTCTCCGCTGATCCCGACCTCGCCCTGCCCGGGAGCGAGCAGATCCTGCTCAGCGTCCCCCAGCCCTTCTCCAACCACAACGGCGGGCAGCTGGCCTTCGGCCCCGACGGCTTTCTTTACATAGGGCTTGGCGACGGCGGCAGCGGCGGCGATCCCCTCGGCAACGGCCAGAATCTGGGGGAACTGCTCGGCAAGCTGCTGCGCCTCGATGTCGAAAGCGGCGCGGCTCCCTACGGCATCCCAGCCGGCAACCCCTTTGCCCTCGATCCGGCTGCTCGAGACGAGATCTGGGCCAGCGGGCTGCGTAACCCATGGCGTTTCTCCTTCGACCGGCTGACCGGGGACCTGTTTGTCGCCGACGTCGGCCAGGAGCGCTGGGAAGAGATCAACTTTCAGGAGGTGGCCAGCCCCGGCGGCGCCAACTTCGGCTGGAACGTTCTGGAAGGGCCCGACTGCTTCAGCCCTGCGGCCGGCTGCGTCGCCCCGGCGCGCAACGTGGCGCCGGTGGCGGCCTACGGCCATGATCTGGGCTGCTCGGTGACCGGCGGCTATGTCTACCGCGGCCCCGGCAATCCAGACCTGCAGGGAATCTACCTCTACGGCGACTTCTGCAGCGGGCGCATCTGGGGGCTCAGGCCCGTCGGCGGCGGCTGGGCTAACCAACTGCTCGTCGACAGCGCCTTTTCGATTTCGGCCTTCGGCGAGGACGAGGCGGGACGCGTGTATCTGGCCGACTATGCGGCCGGGGAAATTTTCCGCATCGATCAGCAGTGA
- a CDS encoding MoaD/ThiS family protein: protein MNELPNTVIRIYGCLRTLRNERGLSPTAELWLPPEGRKAAEVAQELDLPLEKIEGVFCNHRAYDLERLLKPGDEIAFIPTGVPGPHRFMLGIHEAGKGHL, encoded by the coding sequence ATGAACGAACTGCCCAACACGGTCATCCGCATCTATGGCTGCCTGCGCACCCTGCGCAATGAACGCGGCCTCTCCCCCACTGCCGAGCTCTGGCTCCCCCCCGAGGGGCGCAAGGCCGCCGAAGTCGCGCAGGAACTCGACCTGCCGCTGGAGAAGATCGAGGGGGTTTTCTGCAACCACCGGGCCTACGACCTGGAGCGCCTGTTGAAACCCGGCGACGAAATCGCCTTCATCCCTACCGGGGTACCCGGGCCCCACCGGTTCATGCTCGGCATCCACGAGGCGGGCAAGGGACACCTCTGA